One window of Nocardia nova SH22a genomic DNA carries:
- a CDS encoding MFS transporter, protein MQANVGNREISVRDPVRPASGALLALMSACVVLVVGTVAAINLAVPLFAASGLHPSASALVWIVDSYVIVFACLVIPGGAAGDRFGRKGILLTGLLIFAAGAALSAAAPSVPVLLVGRALTGVGAAAVLPNTLAVLLHAVSAERKASTIAVWASMTGIGGVVGNVGGGAILTGGSWRWLFGATVPIAVVLAMLVARWAPVSARHDRRLDPIGALLLVGASFALLIGIVQGPEAGWGSPLVITGFCCSAALFALWVVVESRVEHPLLDPRSFRIPALRSACLGMTAIFFGMFALFYVNASYLQYARGFGVLRTGLGILPLTLPVIVGTRYVGRLAARIGFAATVALAFGFVGCGLLGLAATDAHAPYLVYAAWLLVAGTGVTLALPTLSGAIAGALPPAQAGVGAGLQATTREFGSALGVAVVGTLLTARFTAALPPDLRAGHGARTVGAALAAAPGRGPEIVAAFVTATRTGWCVIGATVLVLGVLVVAESLLTRRR, encoded by the coding sequence ATGCAAGCGAATGTTGGTAATCGAGAAATCTCGGTACGTGATCCGGTGCGCCCGGCCTCCGGCGCACTGCTCGCGTTGATGAGCGCGTGTGTGGTCCTGGTCGTCGGCACGGTCGCCGCGATCAACCTCGCGGTGCCGCTGTTCGCGGCGAGCGGACTGCATCCGTCCGCCTCGGCGCTGGTGTGGATCGTCGATAGCTATGTGATCGTCTTCGCCTGCCTGGTCATTCCGGGTGGCGCGGCGGGTGATCGGTTCGGCCGCAAGGGAATTCTGCTGACCGGACTGCTGATCTTCGCCGCCGGTGCGGCGCTGTCGGCGGCGGCGCCGTCCGTGCCCGTGCTGTTGGTCGGCCGGGCGCTCACGGGTGTGGGCGCGGCCGCCGTGCTGCCCAATACGCTGGCGGTGCTGCTGCATGCCGTTTCCGCGGAACGCAAGGCATCGACCATCGCGGTGTGGGCCTCGATGACCGGAATCGGCGGCGTCGTGGGCAATGTGGGCGGCGGCGCGATCCTCACCGGCGGTTCCTGGCGCTGGCTGTTCGGTGCGACGGTGCCGATCGCGGTGGTACTCGCGATGCTGGTGGCCCGGTGGGCGCCGGTGTCGGCACGCCACGATCGGCGGCTGGATCCGATCGGCGCGCTGCTGCTCGTCGGCGCGTCCTTCGCGCTGCTGATCGGGATCGTCCAGGGGCCGGAGGCGGGCTGGGGCAGTCCGCTCGTGATCACCGGATTCTGTTGTTCGGCAGCGTTGTTCGCTCTGTGGGTGGTCGTGGAGTCGCGGGTCGAGCATCCGCTGCTGGATCCTCGATCGTTCCGGATTCCGGCGCTGCGCAGCGCCTGCCTGGGCATGACGGCGATCTTCTTCGGCATGTTCGCACTGTTCTATGTCAACGCCTCGTATCTGCAGTACGCCAGGGGATTCGGGGTGCTGCGGACCGGGCTCGGCATCCTCCCGCTGACCCTTCCGGTCATCGTCGGCACCCGATATGTCGGCCGGCTGGCCGCGCGGATCGGATTCGCGGCCACCGTCGCGCTGGCGTTCGGGTTCGTCGGCTGCGGACTGCTGGGCCTGGCCGCGACCGATGCGCACGCGCCCTATCTCGTCTACGCCGCCTGGCTGCTGGTGGCCGGAACCGGTGTGACACTGGCACTTCCGACTCTCTCCGGCGCCATCGCCGGAGCGCTGCCACCCGCGCAGGCCGGAGTCGGCGCCGGATTGCAGGCCACCACCAGGGAATTCGGCAGCGCGCTCGGCGTCGCCGTGGTCGGCACCCTGCTGACCGCGCGGTTCACCGCCGCGCTCCCACCGGATCTGCGTGCGGGACACGGCGCCCGCACGGTGGGTGCGGCCCTGGCCGCCGCGCCCGGACGAGGGCCCGAGATCGTGGCGGCCTTCGTCACCGCCACCCGGACCGGATGGTGCGTGATCGGCGCGACCGTCCTCGTCCTCGGTGTCCTCGTCGTCGCCGAGTCGCTGCTCACGCGGCGCCGGTGA
- a CDS encoding LysR family transcriptional regulator: MTDQLDLNLLRVFDALLQEGSVTAASDRLHLSIPATSRALSRLRRAMNDPILVRAGRGMAPTPFALRTAPRVRSLLDEAAALVSADRGVTAADLKRTFTIRINDGVAATLVTTVVEATAARAPGVVLRFVTEGSESPEALRDGSIDLDIGAGPVTAPDIHSAELYSEHLVGIVRADNPLGRHRRPTLAQLCRHPHVSSSRRGRAHGPLDDALAAEGLRRHVAAVVPTSAVAALLVSSSPYVGLVPRRLAEQYADALGLRWFPVPADLPEVEVRLSWHARLDADPAQTWVRDTIREAVGPAA; this comes from the coding sequence ATGACCGATCAGCTCGACCTGAACCTGCTGCGGGTCTTCGACGCACTACTGCAGGAGGGCAGCGTCACGGCCGCCTCCGATCGCCTGCACTTGTCCATTCCCGCGACCAGCCGGGCGCTGAGCCGCCTGCGGCGAGCGATGAACGACCCGATCCTCGTCCGCGCGGGACGCGGTATGGCCCCGACACCGTTCGCCCTGCGCACCGCACCCCGCGTGCGGTCACTACTGGACGAGGCGGCGGCACTCGTGAGCGCCGATCGCGGGGTCACCGCCGCGGATCTGAAGCGCACCTTCACCATTCGCATCAACGACGGTGTCGCCGCGACGCTGGTCACGACGGTCGTCGAGGCCACCGCCGCCCGCGCCCCCGGGGTTGTCCTGCGCTTCGTCACCGAGGGCAGTGAGAGCCCGGAGGCGCTGCGCGACGGTTCGATCGATCTCGATATCGGCGCCGGGCCCGTCACCGCACCGGATATCCACTCGGCCGAGCTGTACAGCGAGCACCTGGTGGGCATCGTGCGCGCCGACAACCCGCTCGGCCGCCACCGCAGGCCCACGCTGGCCCAGCTGTGCCGCCACCCGCACGTCTCGTCCTCACGACGCGGCCGCGCCCACGGGCCGCTCGACGACGCGCTCGCGGCGGAAGGGCTGCGGCGCCACGTCGCGGCGGTGGTGCCGACCTCGGCGGTGGCCGCACTGCTGGTGTCGTCGAGCCCCTACGTCGGCCTGGTACCGCGTCGCCTCGCCGAGCAGTATGCCGACGCTCTCGGCCTCCGCTGGTTCCCCGTGCCCGCGGACCTCCCGGAGGTCGAGGTACGCCTGTCCTGGCACGCCCGGCTCGACGCCGACCCGGCGCAGACCTGGGTGCGCGACACGATCCGCGAGGCCGTCGGACCGGCCGCCTGA
- a CDS encoding winged helix-turn-helix transcriptional regulator, producing the protein MESGISAGTGRRGDLFDPACPTRHLLDRIGTKWTSMTIEVLARSRPDEVRFADLRRAMPGVSQKMLSQTLRGLVADGLVTRRVEATVPPRVHYGLTELGVSLEVPLGALRKWAETHMAEIDDHRAANGDGT; encoded by the coding sequence GTGGAATCAGGCATATCCGCGGGAACCGGCCGCAGGGGCGATCTGTTCGATCCGGCCTGCCCCACTCGTCATCTGCTGGACCGCATCGGCACGAAATGGACCTCGATGACGATCGAGGTGCTGGCCCGGTCGCGTCCGGACGAGGTGCGTTTCGCCGACCTCCGGCGCGCGATGCCCGGGGTGTCGCAGAAGATGCTCTCGCAGACATTGCGGGGTCTGGTGGCCGACGGGCTGGTGACCCGGCGGGTCGAGGCGACGGTGCCGCCGCGGGTGCATTACGGACTGACCGAACTCGGTGTGTCGCTGGAGGTTCCGCTCGGTGCGTTGCGGAAGTGGGCGGAAACGCATATGGCCGAGATCGACGACCATCGTGCCGCGAACGGGGACGGCACGTAG
- a CDS encoding alpha/beta fold hydrolase yields MTTNSVDLTVTAAGDGPALILLHGWPHTRHIWHRVLPDLAREHRVFAPDLRGFGDSSRPADGYDAASVSGDILGLLDHFDLDRAALMALDASVPAAALTALRHPDRVDRLIVMESLLGNLPGAESFLAAGPPWWFGFHAVPGLAETVLPGHEAEYLDWFLDSGTVHADSVGPALRAHLHRAYTGASALRAGFGYYRALPRTAAQLAEAVAHARLTVPTLALGANAVGPALYRQLLPITDHIAGQQIPDCGHIVPLDRPDALLAAAVPFLAGDHPADTPAAPRTNS; encoded by the coding sequence GTGACAACGAATTCCGTCGATCTCACCGTGACGGCGGCGGGCGACGGACCGGCCCTGATCCTGCTGCACGGCTGGCCGCACACCCGCCACATCTGGCATCGGGTCCTGCCGGATCTCGCGCGCGAGCATCGGGTGTTCGCACCGGATCTGCGCGGATTCGGCGACAGCTCCCGGCCCGCGGACGGCTACGACGCGGCGTCGGTCTCCGGTGACATCCTGGGCCTGCTGGATCACTTCGACCTGGACCGCGCGGCACTGATGGCCCTGGACGCGTCCGTGCCCGCCGCCGCGCTCACCGCGCTGCGACACCCCGATCGTGTCGATCGCCTGATCGTGATGGAGTCATTGCTCGGCAACCTCCCCGGCGCCGAGTCGTTTCTCGCGGCGGGCCCGCCGTGGTGGTTCGGTTTCCACGCGGTGCCCGGGCTGGCGGAAACCGTCCTGCCCGGACACGAAGCCGAATATCTGGACTGGTTTCTCGACTCCGGCACGGTGCACGCCGACAGCGTCGGTCCGGCATTGCGCGCCCATCTGCATCGGGCGTACACAGGCGCCTCGGCCCTGCGCGCGGGATTCGGCTACTACCGGGCACTCCCCCGGACCGCCGCACAACTCGCCGAGGCCGTCGCACACGCCCGCCTGACGGTCCCGACGCTGGCACTGGGCGCGAACGCCGTCGGTCCGGCGCTGTATCGCCAGCTGCTTCCGATCACCGATCATATTGCCGGACAACAGATCCCGGACTGCGGTCACATCGTGCCACTCGACCGGCCCGATGCCCTGCTCGCCGCCGCCGTGCCGTTTCTCGCCGGAGATCACCCGGCGGACACGCCCGCAGCACCCCGGACAAACAGCTAA
- a CDS encoding serine hydrolase domain-containing protein: MPPVSVSLRTRLRRQFCALLGVAALAVAGGCGSSPEPSGPATSSASSPVPGIHPLDEKALTGIIEPLARQWSVPGVVALVRTPAGDVGTAYGTRTFGGGPAVTPVDHVRIGSVTKTWTGTVILQLVQEGRLSLDDPVTRFRPEVPGGQAITIAELLDMRSGLFNYSETRELAEAMDADPGRVWRPGELLAMAYAHPPYFPPGQGYHYSNTNTVLLGLIAEQLDGKPLERIFHDRLFGPLGLTGTSFPPPADAAIPDPHPQGYMYGTNVQTMGSPPALPPELQERAQAGTLQPGDRTDDNPSWGWAAGAGISTVADLATWSEALAGGKVLDPATQATRMASLRPTDPANPPDAPQYGLAIAKFGALYGHTGELPGFNTFAGTDPVRRVTVVVWANLEPTADGHAAASEIAKEIIGRLYAPGGGAGSSTAATPSR; encoded by the coding sequence TTGCCCCCGGTATCAGTCTCGCTACGGACACGTCTGCGGCGACAGTTCTGCGCTCTGCTCGGCGTCGCCGCGCTGGCCGTCGCGGGCGGGTGCGGATCGTCGCCGGAACCCTCCGGCCCGGCCACCTCGTCCGCGTCCTCGCCGGTTCCCGGAATCCATCCGCTCGACGAGAAGGCGCTCACCGGAATCATCGAACCGCTGGCCCGGCAGTGGTCGGTGCCGGGGGTGGTGGCGCTGGTCCGCACGCCCGCCGGTGATGTCGGAACCGCCTACGGCACAAGGACGTTCGGTGGCGGGCCGGCGGTGACACCGGTCGATCACGTACGGATCGGGTCGGTCACCAAGACCTGGACGGGCACGGTGATCCTGCAGCTGGTGCAGGAGGGCAGGCTGAGCCTCGACGATCCGGTGACGAGATTCCGGCCGGAAGTGCCCGGCGGACAGGCGATCACGATCGCGGAACTGCTCGACATGCGCAGCGGCCTGTTCAATTACAGCGAGACCCGGGAGCTGGCCGAGGCGATGGACGCCGATCCGGGCCGGGTGTGGCGACCCGGGGAACTGCTCGCGATGGCCTACGCCCATCCGCCGTACTTCCCGCCGGGCCAGGGGTATCACTACTCGAACACCAACACCGTGCTGCTCGGGCTCATCGCCGAACAGCTGGACGGCAAACCGCTCGAACGGATCTTCCACGATCGGCTGTTCGGCCCACTCGGGCTCACCGGCACCTCGTTCCCGCCGCCTGCCGACGCGGCGATCCCCGATCCGCATCCGCAGGGATACATGTACGGCACCAATGTGCAGACCATGGGCTCGCCACCGGCACTGCCGCCCGAACTCCAGGAGCGCGCGCAGGCCGGGACCCTGCAGCCCGGTGACCGCACCGACGACAACCCGTCCTGGGGATGGGCGGCCGGAGCCGGAATTTCGACGGTCGCCGACCTGGCCACCTGGTCGGAGGCGCTCGCCGGCGGCAAGGTGCTCGACCCCGCCACCCAGGCCACCCGCATGGCGAGTCTGCGGCCGACCGATCCCGCCAACCCGCCGGATGCGCCGCAGTACGGGCTGGCGATCGCGAAATTCGGTGCGCTCTACGGACATACGGGCGAGCTGCCCGGATTCAACACCTTCGCCGGAACCGATCCCGTGCGCCGGGTGACGGTGGTGGTGTGGGCGAATCTGGAACCGACCGCGGACGGGCACGCGGCGGCCAGCGAGATCGCCAAGGAGATCATCGGCAGGTTGTACGCCCCGGGCGGCGGGGCCGGATCGTCCACGGCCGCGACGCCGTCCCGGTGA
- a CDS encoding MFS transporter — translation MAFRPLVTGCGIRHDRPVTEIRLADNTSAPPRGRLPHPAWTVAAVGFVALIGAAAFRSVPSVLMDPLHDEFGWSHGTIGTAVSVNMLLYGLISPFAAALMDRFGIRWVVSCALVLVAAGSGLTVFMTQPWQLMATWGVLVGVGVGSMSMPFVATITGRWFVRQRGLVTGVLTAAGATGQLVFLPLISALARDHGWRTPALVVAATALAVVPLVLMFIRDYPSDIGRTAYGAGPDDDTGTRVAAGDAMRAVTVLATVVRRPVFWLLAGGFAICGATTNGLVGTHFVSAAHDHGMPPTTAAGLLATVGIFDVAGTIASGWLTDRVGSRYLLTTYYALRCLSLLILPALFAPDVRPSMWMFIVFYGLDWIATVPPTVALCRAHFGADGPIAFGWVFASHQIGAAIAASGAGVIRDLQGSYQLAWYLAGGLCAVAAVLSLSIRQPASRMVSQQ, via the coding sequence ATGGCATTCAGGCCACTCGTGACCGGATGCGGGATTCGGCACGATCGGCCGGTGACCGAAATTCGCCTCGCCGACAACACTTCCGCCCCGCCCCGCGGTCGGCTCCCGCATCCGGCCTGGACCGTCGCCGCGGTCGGATTCGTCGCACTGATCGGCGCGGCCGCCTTCCGCTCGGTGCCGAGTGTGCTGATGGATCCGCTGCACGACGAATTCGGCTGGTCGCACGGCACGATCGGGACGGCCGTGTCGGTGAATATGCTGCTGTACGGGCTGATTTCGCCGTTCGCGGCCGCCTTGATGGACCGGTTCGGGATCCGCTGGGTGGTCTCGTGCGCACTGGTCCTCGTCGCGGCGGGCAGCGGCCTGACGGTCTTCATGACGCAGCCGTGGCAGTTGATGGCGACCTGGGGCGTGCTCGTGGGTGTCGGCGTGGGATCGATGTCGATGCCGTTCGTCGCCACCATCACCGGGCGGTGGTTCGTCCGGCAACGCGGACTGGTCACCGGCGTGCTGACCGCCGCCGGTGCGACCGGTCAGCTGGTGTTCCTGCCGTTGATCTCGGCGCTGGCCCGCGACCACGGCTGGCGCACACCGGCACTCGTCGTGGCCGCCACCGCGCTCGCGGTGGTGCCGCTGGTGCTGATGTTCATCCGCGACTACCCCAGCGATATCGGCCGCACCGCCTACGGCGCCGGTCCGGACGACGACACGGGCACCCGCGTGGCCGCCGGCGACGCGATGCGGGCCGTGACGGTGCTCGCCACGGTGGTCCGCCGTCCCGTGTTCTGGTTGCTGGCAGGCGGTTTCGCGATCTGCGGCGCCACGACCAACGGGCTGGTGGGCACCCATTTCGTCAGCGCCGCACACGATCACGGGATGCCGCCCACCACCGCCGCCGGACTGCTGGCCACCGTCGGCATCTTCGATGTCGCGGGCACCATCGCCTCCGGCTGGCTCACCGACCGGGTCGGTTCGCGCTACCTGCTGACCACCTACTACGCGCTGCGCTGTCTGTCGCTGCTGATCCTGCCCGCGTTGTTCGCGCCCGATGTGCGGCCGAGTATGTGGATGTTCATCGTCTTCTACGGGCTGGACTGGATCGCCACCGTCCCGCCGACGGTCGCGTTGTGCCGCGCGCACTTCGGCGCGGACGGGCCGATCGCCTTCGGCTGGGTGTTCGCCTCCCATCAGATCGGCGCGGCGATCGCGGCCTCCGGCGCCGGTGTCATCCGCGATCTGCAGGGCAGCTACCAGCTGGCCTGGTATCTCGCGGGCGGTCTGTGCGCGGTGGCCGCGGTGCTGTCGCTGAGCATTCGCCAACCCGCTTCGCGAATGGTGTCGCAGCAGTAG